CATCAGCCGCCCCCCAAGTAGAGGGTGAAAACCGCGAGGACGGCGAGCAGCAGTGCGGCCGAGACGAATTCGGTGATCTTATAGAGCCGCAGTTTGGCGTAGCTGTTGTCCAGTACGGCGATGGCACAGCCGAGCAATATCGCCTTTGCCAATATCGCGGCGATGGCCAGCCCTATCTCAAGCGGGGAGGTGCCCTCGGCCATCCCCCAGGGGGCGACGAATACGTTCAGCAAAATGATGTACAGCACGAACTGTTTGGCCGCCGATCCCCAGTGCAGCAGGGCCAGGTCTGGCCCGGAATACTCGAATGCGCGCCCCGTTTCGATCATCCCGAATTCGATTGTGCCGGTGTGTGTTTCAACTGGAATCCGGGCAGTCTCATACAGGATCACCATGAACAGCGCTGCGGAGGCGAGTAGGTGCGCGGGCCGCACGATCTGGTCGGGCCCGCTGCGGACCGTCGCTCCTAGCACATACGGCAGGTCGGTGGTGGTGATCATCGCGACCGTGAAAACGACCAACAGCATGACAGGCTCGGTGATCGCAGCGAATGTCTTGGCACGGCTTGAAGCCAGTTGTGCGTATGCATCGCCGGTTTCGGCCGCACCGACAGCAACCAGGAAGCTCGCAAACGCCAGAATCAATCCCCCACCGAGGATGTCACCCATGTATCCCAGGGGCAGCGCGTAACTGGTGAGCACCGGAATCAACATCGGAACGGTCAGGTAGCAGGCAAACGATGCGACCGGCGCCAGGCGAAAGAATGGACCCGCGCCGTTTGGTGTCAGCGACTCTTTGCCGAAGAGCTTCACTAAGTCGAAGTAGGGCTGCAATATCCGTGGACCACGGCGGCCCTGCAGCCGCGCTTCCAACCAGGAGATGAAGCCACTGATGCCTGGCGCACCAGCAGCAACGGTCACCACCTGCAAACCCTGGATCAGTGGTAGCGGCAACGATGTCATCGATCACCCGGATCCGGGCGCCACAGGTTGCCCAGGTAGCGGGCGTATCCACCACGGCGCAGGTCCGGAAGAAACCCGGCGATCGGTGGATGCAGAGTGACGGTCCTCAGCTCGTCCCAACCAACCCACACCGGCCGCCGGTCCGGCTCGCGGGCAACGGGAGTGGCAGCAGTGTCGAAGTCCTCAGCGATGAAGACCAGCTCGACAATGCGCCGATGCTCGACGGGGTCATTGACTTCGAGGACCAGGGCACACCTGTTGGGGTACACGTCGAGACCGGTCTCCTCGCGTGTCTCCCGCCGCGCGCAGGATGCCATGCCTTCGTGCGGATGCGGGCGCCCGCCGGGCAGCACCCAGTCGCCGCGGTCGGGACGCTGCAGCAGCAGCACCGCATCGCCGCGGACCACCGCCACCGCACAACGCAATTCGACCAACGAGTCGTCGACGGAAGTCATCGCCTTACCGCCGTGAGCGTTGAGCGACGGCGAAAATGAGCACACGCCACCTACGACCCCTTCGTTCGTAGAAGCCATCAGCCTTGTGGCGGTTCGGAAGTCGCACTTCCGGACGGGCTCCATCGCCGGTGCAAGTTAACCAACGGCGACGCCGTGGGTCAAGCCGAGCGTGATCGCTGCGTGATCCCACAATGCGGGCGATCGCCGACAGCGAGCGGTCAGGACCGATCTCGAGTGTGCAGATAGGTCATGAGGACGTCTTCAGCCCGGTGGTATTGCAGTGAATCCACCCACAGGCGCCGGATTGCCGCCTGCCCGGGCCGCCAACGACCACCCGGTGTCGCCACGTAACCGCCAATGCCGGCCTCGGCGAGCAAACTAAGCACGGGGTCGATATCATCGGGCCCAACGTCGGCGAGCTCCGCCCATGCGCTGGCAAAGACGCCGTTGTCGGTGCCGCCCGGTGGTAGCCAGAACATGACGTCGAAGCGCGCGGGATTTCTGATTGGGCGCATCGGGGAACTCACGATGGCTCCTGCGCTGTTGTCGTGGACATCCGTCTTCCCTGGTAGGACATTCAGGGACTGTCGGCGCCATCCGCGGTTACGGCGAGCCCCACCACCACAGTCCATCATCGCGCGCCGCAGGGAAATTCGCCAGCGGAGCGCGCGTGTCTTCACTTGCACGTCCCGTTAACCGTGGGCTAACATCGCGGACAGGCGATGAGGCTCGCCTTGAACTGCCACAACGGCTAATGGCTTCTACCCGTGACTGACTGAGAGTCGGGTAGAAGGTAGGTGAGCGGTTGGTGGCATTCCTTGTTCAGGTCTTACTGTGGTGTTTCCGATGTGCCGGTGGCACTCGGCGGATAGGCGGAACCGGGCTGGGTGAACGTCGGGTAGCCGCACTCGATTACCCCGTAATGCGCGTGCGACAGGTGCTCGACCGACCGCGGCGGCACACTAAAGTGCGTGCTGCACAGGCCCGGTCGACTCTTCGTAAGTGCTTCTGCCACAGCGTGTTTGCAAGCAAAGCGGCACACAGAAGCAAAGAAGCTCGAGGGAGTCCTCCGTAGCGCGGGCGCTCTGCATCACCCTCACCCGCCGGTCCTCGACATATCTCTAAGCCTGAATCCGTGGATGGGTGATTTCGTGTTGCCGTCGACGCGGTTGTTTTGGGATGCGGCCGAGTGTGGCGCGGTGGGGCGTGGGTGATCCGCTGGCCTGTACCAGCTTTCCTTTGGGTTCCTTGGGTCGGGCCTGGGATGGCGGGGCGGACAGGGCTTGGAAGGTGGGGTCAGGCGGCGCGGGGTTGCGCGATCGGGTAACCGATGACGTTGTGCCACAGGGCCTTCCATCTGGCTCGCCAATGCCAGTGGGCGGGTAGGTGCAGCATTGGTTTGCGGGCCGGGGCGGCGAAGCGGGCCGGGATGTTGATCAGGTCGCGGCGCAGGGTAGCCCCGCGGGCCACGGCATGGTGGCCACCGGCGAGGGTGCCGACGGCGCGCAGCAGGTTATGGGCGATCACCGCGCAGGCCAGCCAGGCGCAGTTGGCCGCGAACAGCCCCGACGGGATGTGTGCCAGTGGGCCGTCGATTAAATCGGCGAAGGTGGTTTCGATGATGGCGTGGCGTCGGTGGGTGATATCGGCCTGGTCGACCGGCAGCGCGGAGTTGGTGACAAACGGGTGATAGCGCCACACCGGAAACAACGCATCCAGGTGGCGGGCGTCTTTGACCCGGCGCACTACCAGCCGCACGGTCAGTGTTCGGCCGCGGGCCAGGCGCAGGGTGTAGGGGTTTCGGCGACCTGGGCATCGGAGATCAACGCCCCGGTGTCGGGGTCTTCGACCGCGCCCGGGTAGTGCACCGGGGTCCAGGCGGCCTCGTCGATGGCGGCGATCGCGGCGTTGATGCGCTTGTTGCGGCTGATCGACAGGGAGAATTCGGCGCCTCGCTGAATGCAGGTGGTGATCACTTTCTTGGTGCCAAACATTGAGTCGCCGCGCACCAGGATCGGCGCGTCGGGGTTGATCGCTTTCGCGGTGGTGATCGCCTGCTTGAGCTGGTATGCGGCACCGCGCCCGGAGGCGGCTTTGCCGCTCCGTAGCTGCGCCTCGGCGATCACCGGCGCGGCGGTCGCCGTGGAGATGGTGGTGATCTGTGGGGACAGGCCCAGCCGCAGCAGCGCGCGGCTGGCGATCTTGGCATGACCGAAGGAGGCGCCCTGCTTGGCGTGGCCGTAGACCGGGCGCAGCAGCGAGTCGATGTCCAAAAACATCCGCTCGTCGGCGCCAGCCAGCAGCGGGGTGCGCGCCGCCAGTGCGATCAGATGCTCGCGGGCCACTGCGGCGAGTTGTTTGGTATGCCCGAAGGTGAACTCGCGCAAAAAGATCCCCAACGTCGATGGGGCATATACCTCGTTGAACACCCGGGGTGTGCCGCCGGCGCGCAGCACATTGGCATCATCGATGCTGTCCGCGCCGCACATCATCCCGGCGACGATCGAGGTCAGCTTGCCAGCCGGGTTGACCGCGCCGGACTTCACCCGAGTCGACGGCAGATCCACGCGCTCGTTGATCAATTCCGAAAGACCGGTCTGCTCAGCCAGTTCCAGCACTGGCACCAACCCGGCCGCCGACAGCAGATTCTGCTCGTCAAACACCGCCGATCCGGTGGTGAACGTATACGATGAGTGCATCGAAAGTGCCTTCCCGGACTATGGACAAATGCGGCCTCAGCACTCGTATTGTCCCAGTTCAGAAGGCATTTTCGCTGTTCACACGCCGATCAAATCACCGGAACCATCCACGGATTTAGGCTAAGGGAGGTAGAGCCATGTCTTTTGTCACCACACAGCCGGAAATGCTGGCTGCTGCGGCCGCCGATTTACGGGGGATCGGCACGGCGATGGCCGCCCACAACGCGGCTGCGGCCGCGCCCACGACCGGGGTGATCCCCGCCGCCGCCGATGAGGTCTCGACGCTCACCGCAATGCAATTCGCCATGCACGCCCAGATGTATCAGGCTGTCGGCGCGCAAGCCGAGACCATTCACGAGCTGTTCGCGACCACGCTGAATACCAGTGCCGCATCGTATGCGGCCACCGAGGCTGCTAACGCCATCGCGGCCAGATGAGAGGTGTGGCATGGACTTTGGGGCGTTACCGCCGGAGGTCAACTCCGGCAGAATGTATACCGGCCCGGGGTCGGGACCCATGCTGGCTGCCGCGGCCGCCTGGGATGCGCTGGCCGCCAACCTGCACTCTGCCGCGGCCGCCCATGGCGCAGTGGTCGCGGGGCTGACCGGCGGGCCCTGGCTGGGCCCGGCTTCGGCGTCGATGGCCGCTGCGGCCGCACCCTACGCGGCGTGGTTGACGGCCACGGCCACCCAGGCGGAACAAGTCGCCGCCCAGGCCAAGGCGGCCGTGGTTGCCTACGAGGCAGCGTTTGCGATGACCGTGCCCCCGCCGGTGATCGAGGCCAACCGCAGCCTGCTGATGTCGCTGATCGCGACCAACTTCCTGGGTCAAAACACCCCGGCGATCGCGGCCACCGAAGCGCAGTACCTACAGATGTGGGCCCAGGATGCCGCGGCGATGTATGGGTATGCCGCGACTTCGGCGCACGCTGCGACGCTGACACCGTTCGCCCCGCCGCCGATCACCACGAACCCGGCCGGGTTAGGCGCCCAGGCCGCCGCGGTCGGCCACACGGTCGGCACGTCGTCCGCGGCCCACGCGTCGTCGATCATGTCGGCCGTGCCCGGGGCGTTGCAGAGTCTCGCAGCACCCGCACCGGCCGACCCGCCGGCAGCGCCGTCGCCGCTGTCGTTGCTGTCGTTGCTGTCGATCCCGAGCGCCACCGCGTCCACGACCAGCACTGCCGCATCGTCGACGAGCGCGCCGCCTCTCCTTCCTGTCGGCCGCGGTGGCGTCACGCAACATCGCGCTACAGGAGCAACGCGAAAGATCTGAGGCCGCCGAAGGCATCATTCGGGGCGGCGTGCCAGGCGCGCCATTCCTGCCGCCCCCACCGCTTCCGGAGGGCCCAGCGGGTGCCGGCTTCAAGACCACACCGCCGGTATCGGCCAGCATTGGCCAGGCGTCTTCGCTCGGCGCGCTGTCCGTGCCGCGAGGCTGGGCCACTGCCGCCCCCGCGATACGCGCTGCCGCCTTGGCGGTGCCATTCACCAGCACCGCCGCCGCCCCAGCGGCGATGCCAGGAAACCCGGGAAGCTTAGTCAGCGGCATGGCCCTGGCCGGTATGGCCGGCAGCGCCATCGGCAACACCGTCAGCCCTGCCCGCCAGCAGCGCACGCCTACGATGGCACCTACAACGCGCGTGGAGCCACAACCGCCGGGCAATCCCGCGCCGGCGATCTCTGCCGAACTGCGGGAACTCGCCCTTGCCGTCTTGCGCGAATCTGGAGATCTCACCGACGAAGAATTCACCGAGAAGCAACGCCTTTCCGGTGTCAGAACGCCGCGCCGTCCGCTATGACGGCCGCTCCACAAGTTCGATGAGCAACAAAACCTCAGCACAAGCCAGTTAAGGAGAATGATGTTTCGAACACTAACTCTCACAAGTGGACTCGCCGTCGCCGCGGTTTGTCTGGCAGTGCCCGCCAGCGCCGACCACGCTGGATACCTCGCACGGCTGGACAGAAACCACGTTAGCTATGTGTCGCAACCCGACGCCGTGCACTGGGGCTCATCGGTGTGCGACGAACTGCGCAACGGTGCCGATGTCCCAGCGGTGGTCTCGACACTGAAGAACAACGGCGGCTTCACCACTCGTGATGCCGGGGCGATCATCGGGGCAGCAACCAGCGAACTATGCCCTGACCAACATCAGACGGCGATGCAATGGGCTTACGGCCAAACCGGCAGCTAGTGGCTCGGCGGACTCGACAACCCGCCAACTGTCCATTGACACGCCGAAACGGGCGCCGGGTAGCATCAGGCCAGGCGATGAAGCTCGCCTTGACCGCCACCAAAGGCTGATGGCTTCTACCACAGATTTGTGCGGAGGTCGGTGCCAATGGCGGGCTTTACCAGCATCCTTTCCCCCTATCCCGAGACGGTGGTCGCTGCCGATGTGGCTCCGAGTTGCTTTCCCGATCTGCACCTCGACGACATCATCGCCGCGGTAACCGGCGGCCATTCCGACGATCATCTGGAGAACTTCTTTTACGCCCCGTTGCGCGACGTTTCCGCAGTCGACTACCGCCATCGGGTATTCCGCGATCTCGACCGCGACCAGATGCGTCGGGCAATCCAAAACTTCGTCGACGGCATGCGCACGATGCGGCGGCGTCTCGACCGGGCCCAGCACCTGTGGCACCCACTGCAACGGCAAGGTTGGTTTGTCGACGCGGTCGAAGCCTATCGCGCCGCGGTGGAATCGCTGCGGGACGATCTGATCCGGGTCGAGCCGGCTTCTCCTGGGTTGCGCGCCTTCGCCGACCATGTGAACCAGTACGTCGACAGCGACACCTTCAAAGCACTGGTAGCTGACACCCAAGCGGTACGAGCCGAGTTGCGCAATGTTCGCTACACCGTGCACATCCAGGGCTTGCGGGTGCATGTCGACAAATTCGAGGGCCAAGGCGACTACAGCAATGCAGTGGTCGCAACCTTTGACCGGTTCGCCACCGAGGCGACCAAGGATTACCGTGTGCCGCTCAAAGACTTTCCCGACATGAACCACGTCGAGGAGCAGATCCTTGAGCGCGTCGCCAAACTCTATCCGGATGTGTTCGCGCTGCTCGACGAATACTGCCGCCGCAATCAGCACTTCGTCGAACGCACCATCGCTCGCTTCGACCGTGAGATCCGCTTCTATCTGGCCTATTTGGCCTTTGTGCACCGCTTCACCGCGGCCGGGCTTGCTTTCACTTTTCCGGAAGTCACCACAGAAACCACCGCGGTCGATGTAGACGACGCCTTCGATCTGGCACTGGCGATCAAATCGATTGACGAAGACAAACCCATCGTATGTAACGACTTTCGGCTGTCGGGACCGGAGCGCATTTTCGTAGTAACGGGTCCCAATCAGGGCGGCAAAACCACGTTCGCCAGAACAATCGGCCAGTGCGCCTATCTTGCCGCACTGGGCTGTCCGATACCCGCAAGACGGGCCAAGCTCATGCTGCCCGACCACATCTATACCCACTTCGAGCGACAGGAGTCTTTGTCGACCTTGCATGGAAAGCTCGACGACGAGCTGGTGCGAATTCACGACATCCTTTGCCGCGCCACCGAGGCGAGCATCGTCATCATGAACGAAAGCTTCTCGTCCACCACCGCCGACGACGCCCTGCTGATCGGCACGGAGGTTCTCCAACGCATCATCAAGCTGGGCTGCGTGGCCGTCTATGTCACCTTCTTGGACGAACTGTCCACCCTCGATCCGGCATGCGCCAGCATGGTCGGTGAAGTCGCGCGCGACGATCCGACCCGTCGGACTTTCAAGTTCACCCGGCGGCCGGCGGACGGCCTGGCCTATGCCGCGGCATTAGCCGATAAATATGCGCTGAACCCTGAGGTACTGCGACAAAGGATCGGGCGATGAGAGTTCGTCTGCTACATCCCGAATCTGACCCCGAACTCAAACCGACGCTGCCGTGGCAGTTGCAGGACATCATCGACGACGACCTCGAGCTTCGGCGGGTCTACCAAGCCATGGCGGGTAATGACGAGTTTCTGCTCGAAACCGCAAAGCGGGTGGTACCGCTGGGCGTCGCCGACCCGGACATCATCGTCTACCGCCAACAGGTGTTGGCCGACTGTCTCGCGAACCGTCCTGTGGTGCAACAGATGTATGACATCGCGGTGGACGGCGCCGAAGTGCGGCGCAAGGTATTTCTGGGCGGGTTGATGTCGCGCAATCCCGAGTCAATCCTGCGCCGCTCGATCCGCGTCCTCGAACTGCTCACCGAGAACCTCATACAGATACGCAGCGTCTGCGACCAACACGGGAGCCAGTTTCGCTCTCCCGGCTTTCGGCAGTTGGTGGCCATGATCGCCGAACAGCTTTCCGATGACTACCTACGCAGGCTCGACGAGCACCTCAGCGAGTTAGCGCTGCCGCGAGGCGTTTTGCTCAGCGCGCAGCTGGGAGTCGGCAACAAAGGCGAACGCTACATGCTTCACCAAGCGCCCCGGCGCAGCTGGTGGGAACGGTTGACCGGAAACCACAGCGACGCATCTGGGTTCACAGTGGACGACCGCGACGACGCAGGAGCGCAGGCCCTCACCGAATTGGCCGGACGTGCTATCAACGACGTCGCCAACGTCGTCACTCAATCCGCCGACCACGTCCAGGGATTCTTCGAGCGATTGCGTACCGAAGTCGGGTTCTACCTCGGGTGCCTCAACCTGCGTGATGAGCTCACCAAATTCGGTGTCCCGACGTGTTTTCCGGTGCCAACGCCGGCCGATGTGCCGGAACTCCAGTGCCGCGATCTACGGGATGTGGGGCTGTGTCTGACCACTGTTAAAAAGGTCGTCGGCAACGACATCGACGCCGACGGCAAATCGCTGATCGTGATCACCGGCGCAAACGAAGGTGGCAAGTCCACGTTTTTGCGCAGTGTGGGCGCGGCCCAGGTGATGATGCAGGCCGGTATGTTCGTCACTGCTGAATCGTTTCGCGCCAACGTCCGCGACGGCGTTTTCACCCATTTCAAACGCGAAGAAGACATCACCCTGACGCGCGGCAAGCTCGACGAAGAACTCGCCCGGATGAGTGAGATCGCCGAGTACATCGAGCCCACATCGCTGTTGTTGTGCAACGAATCCTTTGCCTCGACCAATGAACGCGAGGGTTCGCAGATCGCACGCGGAATCATTTACGCCATGGTGGACAGCGGCGTCAAAGTCGTGTTCGTCACCCATCTCTACGACCTCGCCCACAGTCTGTATGTGCGCCACAACCCGGCGGACTTGTTCTTGCGGGCCCAGCGCCGACCCGATGGTGTGCGTACCTTCCGGCTGCTGCCCGGGGAGCCCAAGCCGACCAGCCACGGCGAGGACTCATTCCGGCGCATCTTCGGCGTACCCGCCTACGCCAGCGGCGAGCGTGTCGAATCCGGTTGAGATTTCGGCAGATCCGGGCAGTCAATTGCTGGTAGCCGGACGCAACATTCCGGAGGCGACGACCGCGCCGACCATCCATGCTGCCGCGTAACCGAACGCCACCAACGGCGAAGCCACCGTATAGAGCAAGCCGACGACCACGGTCGCCACCACGTCGCCGATTGCCTGCACCGCGCCGAGGACACCGAATCCGCTGCCGCGCAACCGATCCGGAAGCAGCTGGGAAACCACAGCGGATTGGGTAGGCTCGGCGAGACCGATTCCGGCCCCGGCCGCCCCGAACGCCAACGCGACAGCCACCACGCTGTGCCCTCCGGCCGCAAACACGCCGTAAGCGATCACGTACACGGCCGCGCCGGTCGCGAAGACGGCGCGCGGCCCCGTTCGGTCATACCACCGCCCGGCAGTCAGCGACGCGACCGTGGCGATCACGTTGTGGCCCGCATAGATCAGGATTGCCAGCGATGTCGCCGCGGTCAGGGAACGATGAGGCGAGGTAAGCAACTGTGTGGCACGCAGTATCAACAGAGTCGTTGCAACATTGCCAAACTCGAACAACGCCACTGGCAACAAGGCCCGCAACATACCGGCGTCGCGCAACGCGCCCAACTCGAGGCGTCGCCGCACCGTTGTGGTTGCGGCACCGGCCCGGCGGCGGGCTTCGCGAGCGGCCACGATGATCGCCAGGGCCGCGAACAGGCCCGGAATTGCCGCCAGGTAGAGCGCGGGCCGGACACCCACCCAGGCCACCAACCCGGCCGCCAGCAACGGGCCGGCCACCGCACCCAGGTTGTCGCCGGCCCGCTCGAGCCCGAATGCCCTGCCGTGCGCCGACTCTGGGCTCAGCGAAGCCAGCAGCGCATCTCGCGACGGCGAACGCAAACCCCGGGACAGCCATGCGATGGCGCGAAGCACACCGGCCTGCCACACCGTCAGGGCCGCGCCGATCGCTCCGGTCGCGACCGCGGTGCCGAGGTAACCACCCGAGGCGATCCGTCCTCGCCGGGCCGGGTCGTTCGCCAACGGGCCGCCGATCAGCTTCATCACGCCGATGAGAGCATCGCTGATCCCATCGATGACGCCGAGGGCCGCCGCCGACGCGCCCAGCGTGCCCGTCAGAAACGTTGGCAGCACCGATGTGAACCGTCCCGGGTTTCGTGCACACCTTCTTTTGAGGGAAGGATGGCACGATGCCGAGCAAGTACGATGAGAACACCAAGGCCAAGGCGGTGCGGCTGGTCCGAGAGCATCGCGATGACTACGAGACCGAGTGGGCGGCGATGCGCGCGATCTCGGCGCGGTTGGGGATGAGCGCGGAGACGCTGCGCAAATGGGTGCGCCAGGCCGAGGTGGACGACGGTGAGGCTGCGGGTGTGCCGACTGAGACCGCACGCGAGCTGCGGGAGCTGCGCCGCAAAACCAAGGAACTTGAGCAAACGATCGAAATACTAAAGGCCGCAACAACTTTCTTCGCGCGGGAGTGCGACCCGCTACACCGCTGATCTGCGAGTTCATCGACGAACACAAGGACCGGTTCGGGGTCGTACCGATGTGCCGCGCCCTGGGTGTCCAGGGCGTGGCGATCGCCCCACGCACCTACTGGGCACACCGGTCGTCGGCGCCGTCAAAACGGGCCCTGTGGGACACCACGATCACCGAGATCCTCGCCGGCGTCTATGAGCCTGACGAGCACGGCAAACGCCCACCGGAGTGCCTGTACGGCAGCCTGAAGATGTGGGCGCACCTGCAGCGCCAGGGCATCCCGGTGGCGCGCTGCACGGTCGAACGGATCATGCGCAAGCACGGCTGGCGCGGGGCCACGCGCGCCCGGACGATACGCACTACCGAGCGCGATCCGGCCGCCGCGAGAGCGCCGGACCTGGTGCGGCGGCGCTTCCATGCATCGCGGCCCAACGAGCTGGACGTGGCGGACTTCACCTACGTGCCGCTCGATGGCGGCGGGTTCGGCTACACCGCATTCGTAATCGACGCCTATGCCGGGCTGATCGCGGGCTGGGAGTGCTCGTTGACGAAGAACACCGCCTTCGTCGAGCGGGCGATCCGCCAAGCCACGGCATACCGGGCGCGGCAGGGACATCCGCTCACCGGTGACACGATTCATCACAGCGATGCCGGATCACAATACACCGCAACACATTTCACTGAGACACTGATGCTGGCCGGACTCGTCCCGTCGATCGGGACTGTCGGGGACGCCCTCGATAACGCGTTGGCCGAAACCACGATCGGGCTCTACAAAACCGAGTGCGTGCGCGCGGGCTCCCCGTTCCGCACCGGACCGATCCGCACCCTCGCCGACCTGGAGAACATCACCTCGGCGTGGGTGCACTGGTATAACACCGCCAGGCTCATGCACCGCCTTGGCCGCCGCCCGCCAGCCGAAGCCGAGGCCGAGTACTACGCCCGGCTGCAAGCCGGCGACCCCATCAGCAGTCCGTAGGCTCGGGTCGCGACGGGGGTGTCACCCAACACCGATGGCAGACTCGGGACTTGTGGCGGAGTTGTTGATCGCGGTCAACCCGGATGAAGACTCCAGGCTGCCGTTGTTGCTGAGGGTCCCGCTCGGTGGCGGTGACCTGCTGTTCCGCACGTCGGGAACCTGGCCGCGGGAAAAAGCTTTGTTCGCCTACCCGGTACCGCTGGACGAGTGGCCCGACGATCCGGTAATCGTCGAACGAGTGCGGTTGCGGTCGTGTCGTCGGCGCGGCGCAGCGATCGACGTGATCGCCGACCGGTCCCGGCACAACCGCTCCCAGCTCGTGTTCACCCAGGCTCGGGGCCGCGACGTGGTGTTTTGGCAGTCGCCGCGCACCCGCAAACAGGCACGCCCGAACGTGCGCACCCCGACCGCCCGCGCGCACGGCATCGAGGAGCTGCAGATCGTGGTCGACAGCCACGAGCAGTACGCCTACCGGTTCGCAACCCAGCAGGTCACCACGGTCAAGCGGGCGCTGCCGTGCGGGGACTACGGAATCGTCGTTGATGGTCAGCTTGTCGCCAGCGTGGAACGCAAGTCACTGGTCGATCTGGTAGCCAGCCTCACCGGCGGCAAGCTGCGCTACCAGGTCGGCGACCTAGCCGCGCTCCCGCGCGCGGCGGTGGTCATCGAGGATCGCTACTCGCAGCTGTTCAACTTGACCGCATCCGGCCCGCGGTGGTCGCCGACGGGCTCGCCGAGTTGCAGATCCGCTGGCCGAACGTGCCCGTCGTGTTCTGCGAGACCCGCCAGCTCGCCGAGGAATACACCTACCGGTTCCTCGCCGCCGCCAACGCCTGGGCGACCACCGAACACGCTGCCATGCAACGTATCTCACCGATCAGAGTCGACATCGCCCACCTCGACCAGGCACCCGCAGCGCCGACGCCATCCACCGCCGAAGTCCGCGCCTGGGCTCGCGGCACCGGCTTACCGGTACCCGACCGCGGCGGCTCCGCCCCGAGATCTGGACTGCTTGGTACGACACCAACTCGTCGAACCGAACCTAGCGTCTACGGCCGCGTACTACGCTCACCACCAGATCAGGAAGCACACCGGTCACACGAAACGAGGTGTGCATCAAACCCGGGATGGTTCAATGTGGTCACTTCGTGCCCGGTGTCGGAAAGGAAACTGG
This Mycobacterium xenopi DNA region includes the following protein-coding sequences:
- a CDS encoding IS3 family transposase (programmed frameshift) — its product is MPSKYDENTKAKAVRLVREHRDDYETEWAAMRAISARLGMSAETLRKWVRQAEVDDGEAAGVPTETARELRELRRKTKELEQTIEILKAATNFLRAGVRPATPLICEFIDEHKDRFGVVPMCRALGVQGVAIAPRTYWAHRSSAPSKRALWDTTITEILAGVYEPDEHGKRPPECLYGSLKMWAHLQRQGIPVARCTVERIMRKHGWRGATRARTIRTTERDPAAARAPDLVRRRFHASRPNELDVADFTYVPLDGGGFGYTAFVIDAYAGLIAGWECSLTKNTAFVERAIRQATAYRARQGHPLTGDTIHHSDAGSQYTATHFTETLMLAGLVPSIGTVGDALDNALAETTIGLYKTECVRAGSPFRTGPIRTLADLENITSAWVHWYNTARLMHRLGRRPPAEAEAEYYARLQAGDPISSP